A stretch of Paenibacillus sp. URB8-2 DNA encodes these proteins:
- a CDS encoding alpha/beta hydrolase, whose protein sequence is MADKVMKYITMPSHWGREVRHKYYSQGSDTLAVVFPGRNYPAELPLLHYAGKTALEYGCDLLLLEYGYQSARVDLKREEMGIIEEECGRALSSVPGYERLLFIGKSIGTVIGGRLAVNYDPSVKLDCLFLTPLPETVPYIKRTGGTVIYGGGDPLFSEEDTAGISGLTDVSLYKIDEANHSLEVGSVNESLAVLIVVNNLVHEFFRGALGS, encoded by the coding sequence ATGGCGGATAAGGTAATGAAGTACATAACAATGCCCTCACATTGGGGCCGGGAAGTCAGACACAAATACTATTCGCAGGGATCGGACACGCTGGCTGTTGTGTTTCCGGGGAGGAATTATCCGGCGGAGCTCCCATTGTTGCATTATGCGGGCAAGACCGCGCTGGAGTACGGATGCGACCTGCTGCTGCTGGAATACGGTTATCAGAGCGCGCGGGTCGATCTGAAGCGTGAGGAAATGGGGATTATCGAGGAAGAATGCGGGCGGGCGCTGTCGTCGGTCCCCGGGTATGAACGGCTGCTGTTTATCGGCAAAAGCATCGGCACGGTCATCGGGGGCAGACTGGCGGTCAATTACGATCCCTCCGTGAAGTTGGACTGCCTGTTCCTGACGCCACTGCCGGAGACGGTTCCTTATATAAAACGCACGGGCGGCACCGTAATTTACGGCGGCGGCGATCCGCTGTTCAGCGAAGAGGATACAGCCGGAATCAGCGGGCTAACGGATGTATCTCTGTACAAAATCGACGAGGCCAATCATTCGCTTGAGGTCGGCAGCGTCAACGAGTCTTTGGCCGTTCTTATTGTCGTTAATAATTTAGTGCATGAATTTTTTCGGGGAGCGCTGGGTTCATAA
- a CDS encoding antibiotic biosynthesis monooxygenase family protein, translating to MILEAAMLHIKPGMTEAFEVSFKKASPLISSIEGYLGHELQKCLEDDHKYLLLVRWRSLEDHTVLFRESPEYTEWKALLHHYYHPFPVVEHFARIELE from the coding sequence ATGATACTGGAAGCGGCAATGCTGCATATAAAGCCGGGAATGACGGAGGCGTTTGAAGTCAGCTTCAAGAAGGCTTCGCCTCTTATTTCGTCAATAGAAGGCTATTTGGGCCATGAGCTGCAAAAATGTCTGGAAGACGATCACAAATACCTGCTGCTCGTCCGCTGGCGGAGCCTTGAAGATCATACGGTCTTGTTCAGGGAATCCCCGGAGTATACGGAGTGGAAGGCGCTGCTTCATCACTATTACCACCCGTTTCCTGTAGTCGAACATTTTGCCCGCATCGAGCTGGAGTAA
- a CDS encoding DUF1697 domain-containing protein — protein sequence MGKYIALIRGINVGGNKIVKMQDLKTMLQSLGFQNVKTYIQSGNVVFDGGETGEEALKESIEKGIRDTFGFDASVIIRTAEELEAAIANSPFELTEPEEFKRLYVSFLAGELTAEAMERLRPYDDGEDKLRVIGKEMYILYSTKVSDSPLFKVPLEKIMGVAATSRNWNTVNKLAAMGREE from the coding sequence TTGGGAAAATATATTGCCCTGATTCGCGGCATTAACGTCGGAGGAAATAAAATCGTCAAAATGCAGGATTTGAAGACGATGCTTCAGTCCCTCGGATTTCAGAACGTGAAGACCTATATCCAGAGCGGAAATGTGGTTTTCGACGGCGGGGAAACGGGGGAAGAGGCTCTTAAGGAATCCATTGAAAAAGGAATCAGGGATACCTTCGGCTTCGACGCCTCCGTGATCATCCGCACCGCGGAAGAGCTGGAGGCGGCGATCGCGAACAGTCCGTTCGAGCTAACCGAACCGGAGGAGTTCAAGCGCCTGTACGTTTCTTTTTTGGCCGGAGAGCTGACGGCTGAAGCGATGGAGCGGCTGCGCCCATATGATGACGGAGAGGACAAGCTGCGCGTCATCGGCAAGGAAATGTACATTCTCTACAGTACGAAAGTGAGCGATTCGCCGCTGTTCAAGGTTCCCCTGGAAAAAATCATGGGCGTGGCCGCCACATCCCGCAACTGGAACACGGTGAACAAGCTCGCCGCGATGGGGAGAGAAGAATAA
- a CDS encoding glycosyltransferase family 2 protein produces the protein MNANVRYSVIIPMYNEEAVIQETYRRIKKVMDRAEEPYELIFVNDGSADNCAQMIEEYGCWDESVKLIDLSRNFGHQIAITAGMDYALGDAVIIIDADLQDPPEMILQMIEEWKSGYEVVYAKRVKRNGETFFKKWTASLFYRVLAYSTDINIPVDTGDFRLIDRKVCDELKRLPEKNRFVRGLVSWVGFRQKAIEYERDERLAGETKYPLKRMIKLSLDGITSFSYKPLKLAGLLGALLSASGFLYLLYVLYLAIFTDSVVKGWASVIGITLTFNGFVLLMLGILGEYVGRIYDESKGRPLYIVQEVYQGKKKPQPVGLKTAQYESK, from the coding sequence ATGAATGCAAACGTGCGTTATTCCGTAATTATACCGATGTACAACGAGGAAGCGGTCATCCAGGAGACCTACCGGCGGATCAAAAAAGTGATGGACAGGGCGGAAGAGCCGTATGAGCTGATCTTTGTCAATGACGGCAGCGCCGACAACTGCGCGCAGATGATTGAGGAGTACGGCTGCTGGGACGAGAGCGTGAAGCTGATCGACCTCTCCCGAAACTTCGGCCACCAGATTGCGATTACGGCAGGGATGGATTATGCGCTCGGCGATGCGGTCATCATTATCGACGCGGATTTGCAGGACCCGCCAGAAATGATTTTGCAAATGATCGAGGAGTGGAAGAGCGGCTATGAGGTGGTGTATGCCAAACGGGTGAAGCGGAACGGCGAGACGTTCTTCAAAAAATGGACGGCAAGCCTGTTCTACCGGGTGCTCGCCTATTCGACTGATATCAACATTCCGGTGGATACGGGGGATTTTCGTCTGATCGACCGCAAGGTATGCGATGAGCTGAAGCGATTGCCGGAAAAAAACCGGTTCGTGCGGGGGCTGGTCAGCTGGGTGGGCTTCCGCCAGAAGGCGATCGAATATGAACGTGACGAGCGGCTGGCGGGCGAGACGAAATATCCACTGAAGCGGATGATCAAGCTGTCGCTGGACGGAATTACTTCTTTTTCATACAAGCCGCTCAAGCTGGCCGGGCTGCTTGGCGCTTTGCTGTCGGCGTCGGGGTTTCTGTACCTGCTGTACGTACTCTATCTGGCGATTTTTACCGACTCGGTTGTCAAGGGCTGGGCTTCGGTCATCGGCATTACACTGACCTTCAACGGCTTCGTGCTGTTGATGCTCGGCATTCTGGGGGAGTACGTCGGCCGCATCTATGACGAGTCCAAAGGGCGCCCGCTGTACATTGTGCAGGAGGTATACCAGGGGAAAAAGAAGCCGCAGCCGGTCGGTCTAAAAACGGCTCAGTATGAGTCGAAGTAA